GGTCAAATCAGAGACAATCACGTGAATTCTGATATTTCTAGGTCAAATTCATAGGTTCGGTTCGGCAATAGTGGTGGTATCACCATTATGAAAACACGTGGATCCTAACCGGTCCGGTGCGATCTCAAAACTAACCCAACTTCAAGATCAGATTCTAGACCGAACAATCTTTAAAGGACTGCCCACTCGATTCGAATGATGTGATCCTACTAAGGATTGTTCCTGATAGGCAAAACGTCGGAGACCAGGTTTAGATCTGAATAGTACCGGCTAGGATCCTAGGATTTGACATGGTACCATTAATGAATACCCAAACATCtcaaatatttgattaaaaaaataatccgatttttaaatttaaatttgtttttgaatcATCTAAAATATTAAGTGCTCATATACAAGAAACATAAAATACTTAAAACACAATACTAAAATTAactacaaaattcaaaattataagttggaaaatatattttaaacatcaaGAGCCactaaagttcaaaaaaaaaaaaaaatctagagccATTACAGAGGGAGCTAGATGCAGGGGGTGGacaaaaaacccaaaccgaaccgaaccgaaccaaccaAACCGAagttaaaccgaaccaaaccaaaccgtgcTCTTTATGTAACCCAATTGGTTCATGTTTTACTCAACCCgaacggtttggtttggtttgggtttaaaccgaaccaaaccgaaccaaaccgataatctaatatatatatagtaaaaatatatataatatatatatatatgtattaacatattgaaaattttagttaaagtttcgtttttcattttttcatagcttccataactttaaaaaaaattataaatacgattcaaataatactattatatataaaatcatgtaGCATAAGTTTTTATATTCTCACTCTATCGTTTATgagttgattattttttaataaaactataaaactgATGCCTTCATATTTTATAACCAACCCGAACTACACCAAACCAAACTAGACCATAATAATGTAAACCGaactaaatctaaaccaaaccgaactgaaccgaaccgaattaaacccaaaccgaacccaaaccaaagctactttggttttaattggtttgagttttataaaacccaaattacccaaaccaaaccgaacctaaaccgaacccgaaactaaacCGAAATGCCCACCCCTACAGCTAAACCGGTCGGAAATTTAGATCCGAGTAATTGGGCCACTTCAGTAGAGTTTATAATGGGCCGACCTTGTATTTGGGCCTGAATCTTTTGCCACTTTCAAGAAAGAAACACTCTCACTTAAGAGGAGGGTCCTATGCCTTTATGGAGATCGTCATCTTCATTCTCTCTATAGAGATTGATTGAAGGAGAATGGCGATCAGGAAGCTTCTACTTCTATTGAAACCGGTTGATCTGTACCCATTCCTTGAAACAGATGGTGTCTCGCTCATCAAAAATCATCAGGTATCGCCCTCCTCGTGTCATcttgattttgaagtttttctagCCAGATCACGTTTATTTCGTTTCGAATCGAATATGTTCGACGTAATTCCTGAGAGAGCATGACCGTAACGTTTTGATAATGTCGTGAAGAGAAACTCTTGTTGGGTCTTGTGAACTCGTATATGTAATAACGTAAATTACAAATCTTTCTGCTTCCTTCGTGTCCCCTTTGAGAAAAAAAGTTTCCATCTTTGGTTCTTCTCAATGTGAAGACAAGATGTGTTAATTACAAAGAACATTGTtgactcatgttttttttttaatgttgtttaGGTTCTTCAGTATCTAGAGAGCAGGTGCAAAGTACACAGGGATGCTATAACCTTTTGTCAGGAGATACTAAATAAGAAGCCAGTCGAATGGAAACCCATCTCACGTAATGACTTATCACATCCCATTCGTGATGTTGATATGGTCATCACCGTTGGTGGAGATGGCACCCTCTTGCACGCTAGTCATTTTATAGACGATTCTGTTCATGTTCTTGGAGTCAACTCTGACCCAACACAAGCTCACGAGGTCTTTTAGCCTCTGTTTTTCTCCATGTTCAAGGAATCTCTAGGCCGCTTTTAGACGATTTTTGAGGATTATTGTTTAGGTGGCCGATTTTTTGAACGCCTAcacagttttaaaaaaaaattgttttagaaaaGTCGTTCATTTTAACCAGATTTGCCGATTAGGCCATCTAGACTGGTTTTTCTCATATTACCTGATTGGATttagcttttcgtaaagaatgTGGAAACAAGCTAAGTGTGTTGTTTATAATAACTATAGGTGGAAGAACTAAGTGATCAGTTTGACGCTAGTAGAAGCACAGGTCATCTTTGTGCTGCAACAGTTGATAACTTTGAACAGGTGAGTAAAGCTTTGATAGAGGAATAAGCCTATTTGTTTACTTATCGGTTTTGAACATTCAGCTATTTGTTTCACAGGTACTAGATGACATTTTATTTGGCAGAGTAGTTCCTTCCAAAGTATCGAGAATATCAGTAAAGTTAAACTCAGAACCTCTTCTTTCACACGCACTTAATGACATTCTGATCGCACACCCATGCCCTGCCGCTGTTTCAAAGTTCTCGTTCAAGTAAGAGTTTCTTAGAATCACAAAGTATACAATTTTTAGACTAATGTTAAGGAAACTAGGCAGTGGTGGTTAGGCGCCTTATAGAGTATTATTGTTTAGGTGGGCGTCTAGGAATGCCTATACcggtttgttaaaaaaatcgTGTTGTTTGCTGAACTATATGGGCAGCGCCGCTGCCTAAAcagatttttagaacactgttTTATACATTAACCTTCTCTAAGTAATTTTATGTACCAATGTTTTCACAACATGCGCAGGATAAAGAACAAAGATTGTGATACCAATCCAAAGACAGTGAACTGCCGCTCGAGCGGTCTAAGAGTCTGCACAGCAGCTGGGTCAACTGCAGCAATGCTGTCAGCAGGTGGGTTCCTGATGCCTATGTTGTCTCGTGATCTACAGTTTATGGTTAGAGAGCCCATCTCTCCCGGTCCAACCCTTTCTCAAATGCATTCAGCGTTTAAACCGGACCAATTCTTGGATGTTAACTGGTATTCAGACCATGGAACTATCTACATCGACGGTTGTCAGGTTAACTACAACGTGCAGCTCGGCGATACAATCGAGATATCATCTGATGCGCCGGTTTTAAACGTGTTCTTGTCTCAAGGCTTTACTCAGATCAGATCAAGGTACTAGAATGCGTTCATTAAAGTTAAAGAGTTGGTGCATTGAGAGACAGCTTTCAACCCACTTGTCTGTAGATAGTTATGGCAAAGGTTCCTTGGACCGAAAGATTCGTTGATTCTTTGATTCAGTAGCTATCTTTCTTGAACCAAGAACGTGGATGTGTCTGATCctcttgaataaaaataaattaatcatcTAGAATAATCTCTTTTCTCGTGCAAATTGTTGATTTGGAGAAAGATCTTTTTCAAACTGGGACCTTATTAATgattggttgattgatttgtttatGGCTTGCGTAACCATACGTGTTTGAATATAATGTTGACATTATAAGACTGgatatttttctttgtaaaaatTTCGTTATCATCCCATAAttatagtatttatatatgtagattGTATAATGCAAACGGTAGATATTCTGAGCATGAGTACAAGAAAATTCAAGTGATGCAGAGATGTGTTTACTCTGCAAGTTACAGCTAAGATGGTCTCCTGCAATTAAGACACATGTACTTAGACTGCCACGTGTACTCCCAGTGTTCACTCATCAGTCTAAAAAATATCCCCTAGACTccttcatattttcttttctaccCCACCGCTTATATACTGTGCTTAGACACCCAccactatttattattttattaatctattaatttatatgataCTTTTCCTCAAAGGCCAACGACTAATCTAGAATTCGAAtgtacaaattattatttttattttcaaaatgggaTCTTATTAATGATTGGTTGATTAAGATTCTCACTGTTGATTAATTTGTTTATGGCTTGTGTAAGCATACGTGTATGAATATAATCTTGatattgtaaaattatttttctttagaatccaaataaacattttttttaatcaggaagttataaataaattcattttGACCAGAAAAATATTTATCAGAAAATTCTCATACAGACAAATTGGTAGAACGTAAGAGTTTCTTAAAACCATAAACCTCAAAGTCTTGAGGAGACAAATCAAGTCTCCGACAGCGATCCACAAGCGaaacaacaaaatcaaagaAACGAAAGGATAAGTTTCGTTTTCTCAAGATTTGAATCTTTGGTTTTTTGGATGAAGATACAGTGCAACGTCTGCGAGGCGGCGGAAGCGGCGGTGCTATGTTGCGCCGATGAAGCTGCGTTGTGTTGGGCTTGCGATGAGAAAATTCACGCCGCTAATAAACTCGCTGAAAAACACCAGAGAGTCCCTCTCTCtgtctcttcctcttccatACCCAAATGCGACATTTGTCAGGTCTGAACTCATCTCTCTTGCATCTCAAAAGTTTTGAGGCTTTAAGCTCTGACATAAAAGTTTGTCTGAGTTTTTGGCTTTTGTTATAAAAAGTTTGAACCTTTATACGTTTAGAGAGGTCATTGCTCTGTTTAATGTTCTGTTTTATGCTCTGTTTAATGCTCTGTTTCGTGATGTGAACTTGACAGGAAGCTTCTGGATTCTTCTTTTGTCTGCAAGACAGAGCTTTACTATGTCGGAAATGCGATGTGGCAATCCACACTGTGAACCCTCATGTCTCAGCTCACCAGAGGTTTCTTCTGACTGGGATCAGGGTTGGTCTTGAAGCTATAGACACAGGTCCTTCTACAAAATCATCATCACCAGCATCTAATGATGATAAAGCCATGGAGACCAAACAGTTTACATTAACTACATCTGAGCCTCAGAAGATGGACTTTGATCATCATCAGGTGGGTTTACCTGAAACTAAAGTCAGTGATCATGTTTCCACAAAGCTTCCTATTGCAAGCAGTGGATCAGCTACTGGTCAGTGGCAATTAGAGGAGATTTTCGGATTAACTGACTTTGATCAGAGCTATGAATACATGGAGAATAACGGTTCATCATCTAAGGTAAACAATTAGTTATCATTTGTGTGTGTAACAAGCAGTGTTCGTGAAATTATTAGGAGTTAATTAGACGTTTTATATGAGATTATTAACGATTTTTTTAAAGCCTagatcaatttttaaaaaattgtttcgcTTAGGTGCGATTTTCTGCTTTGGTAACAAGTAAAGATTGGTCTTCATTTTGgcattttttatcatttttttttatcaggcTGATACTAGTAGACGAGGAGATTCAGACAGTTCTTCCGTGATGAGATCtggagaagaagatggagaagataaCAACAACTGCTTGGGAGGTGAGACATCATGGGCAGTTCCACAGATCCATTCTCCACCAACAGCTTCTGGTCTAAACTGGCCTAAACATTTTGACCATCAGTCAGTGTTTGTTCCGGACATATCTTCTTCAACTCCGTACACCGGCTCATCTCCTAACCAGAGGGTTGGGAAGCGGCGGAGGAGACGGTTCTAAAAACTGCAACGACCATCGGCTGGTCTGATAATAGATGTGAACTATTGTACTGTAGGTGTTGGTATGTGACTTGAAGTTGAGTGTTCATATTTggaacaaatatattatatttggtgAAAGATTTGTATTGAGATTACAATAATATGTACATGACATCAGTCTTGTAATCATCAAGTAGCTCATTTTGCTAGCTAAATTCTAAATATGTAGTTACaactttttctttaaaaaaatgagaaacAGAACCTCTTGATGCAAACTGTGTTAAGTTTCATTTGCTGCCAGAAGCAGGACCAGACCAATGAGGTGGAAGACGGTCAGAAACAGGCAAACTAGTAGGAGATGTCATAGTTTTGACATTGATGTCAAGAGGATACAACCTATACTTAATGTCAAGCACTCTGCAAATCTTGGCAATCTCTTCAACAAGTTGAGATTTTCTAGCCCATCTCTCTCCCATATCTTGATGATTCATTCTATGCGTTGGCCAAACCGCAATCCTCGCACTGTTCAATGACTCCATGTCTTTGAATACTATCATTGGCGCTGGATACCATGTGAAGTATATAAATACTCTCAATGTAACTATCACAGAGAATGCATGTCATAAGTATACAAATATCCATGTATAAGGCTTGTGATATATGCACGATGTACCATGTGATTCTCTGCTAGATGAGGGTGATTTTCTCAGCTGGAGTAGTAATGTGGATGGAGAATTCAATTCCATCACCCATTTCTGGACTCCGATAATAGTTTCCAATGGATTTAGTCCATAGGAGACTGTTAGGGTACACAACTTTCTGGTTATCAAACCTCAAGAACACAGTTGTTAATATGTTCAACACTTCCACAACCATCTGGAGAAACACACAAAGGAACAATAAGAGTTTTCTTCTAACATTACAATATCAAAaatcaatgttctaaaaattggtCTTGACAGCGACTAATTAGCCAACCGGAGCtaaacaaaatgatttttcttgattatttttttcaaaaaagatcAATGGGCTTAAAAAATCAATCTAAGCGTACGTCTAATTAataatcttatataaaataCCTAGCTGCCACCTAgctatttcttgaacattgacGAGTTTAAGTTACATGGATTCCATCTATTTCACATCTATCGCCAACATCTAAGGGGTGTATCACACACAAGTAGATGATAGATTTGAATACTGTGTTGAACATGTTTCCAAATATGAAAGCAACAACCACAACTTGCAAGCTCATGCCAACTAGGAACTTGGTGGAAGTGATTCCAAGTATGATAAGCCAAACAAGGAGTATGATGATCCCAACTACGATGTTCACCATTTTGTGAAGCCTGTTCACTGCTGTTTGTTTTTGTGTCGTTGAGGGTCAATGCAAGAGCTCTTCTCTCTCTGAAAGCATTGACCCGTCAACAATGTTTCACTTAATATGTTAAAGCAAGCCTGAgattttgaaccgaaccgaCTCAGTCGCCGAACTAAATCGAATTTTTAGTTAGTTTGGTTGGAAGTTCGGCTTGATTTGGttggtttttaataaaaaaaataggtttTCAGTTTGGTACAGCaataattttcttcaaaaaataaaattatagctAGACCATACCAAAACCTGAACTAACCGAAATAACTGAACTAACCATATTtatctctaaatttttttaaaaaattaaacaaaagttTAAGGGAAATCAAAAACTTTGgtaggattttagaaaaattaactaACCGAATACCGAACCAAACTTTTGTAACGCCCCGacccgcccacggctaatgggccacccacgcccgctctctcggcccgtgggccccatcccgtctgacggtcggtccgttaatttttcaaaggctcgaaatcattgtttactgaccctgcaatcaccacccgacctttccccatgctttggcctcactcgcacgctatcgcgaatcacttcccgataggtcacccatccttccactactccaggtcaagcacgcttaactctggagttctttcaggatgtgttccggaaaaggtaagtcaactttggtgacataggtagccaaatcaattctcttaagccttttcacatatcacaactcgggatgttacaattcaccccctctcaaagaatgcaacgtcctcgttgcgcccacgacaggtctcaagacgcctctcgggtcagaaccgagatggctaaccagctctgataccactgatAACGCCCCGacccgcccacggctaatgggccacccacgcccgctctctcggcccgtgggccccatcccgtctgacggtcggtccgttaattttccaaaggctcgaaatcattgtttactgaccctgcaatcaccacccgacctttccccatgctttggcctcactcgcacgctatcgcgaatcacttcccgataggtcacccatccttccactactccaggtcaagcacgcttaactctggagttctttcaggatgtgttccgaaaaaggtaagtcaactttggtgacataggtagccaaatcaattctcttaagccttttcacatatcacaactcgggatgttacaattcaccccctctcaaagaacgcaacgtcctcgttgcgccccacgacaggtctcaagacgcctctcgggtcagaaccgagatggctaaccagctctgataccacttataacgccccgacccgcccacggctaatgggccacccacgcccgctctctcggcccgtgggccccatcccgtctgacggtcggtccgttaattttccaaaggctcgaaatcattgtttactgaccctgcaatcaccacccgacctttccccatgctttggcctcactcgcacgctatcgcgaatcacttcccgataggtcacccatccttccactactccaggtcaagcacgcttaactctggagttctttcaggatgtgttccagaaaaggtaagtcaactttggtgacataggtagctaaatcaattctcttaaaccttttcacatatcacaactcgggatgttacaactTTATTTCGGGCTAAATAGGAAAATTTATGTCAAACTGCACCACCCGAAAATAGAAATACCCAAACCCGAACTCTCGTGCCTATTTTAAGTTCATCGTCCAAACTTACTTACCACCCAGTTCTTGAGAGATGATTTACTGATCCGTAACGATAAAGTTTCAAAGCATAATCGCAGTTGATTTATGTTAGTGCGAGACTGTCACTGTGAGTGTTGCTTTGAGTTTCAGATAGAGAACAAGCGATTGACATACACGCGTGTGGTAATGTCAGCTGTGTATTGGATGTTACGGCCCATGGGCCATTGTTCTGGACCACAGTTTATCATAGAAATCCTATTTTTTTATCTCGTTTACATCACAATCGTATTGGGCTAGATTCGGAGCTCCAAACGAGTCGGATTCTGAACCCGTTTATATTACCTTTCTCGTCctataaattatcttatttaCACTTATTGCCACCACTGTTATTGTCTGAACTGAACCGAAGAACACAATCTTATCCATTACATCGAAAGAGCACAGAAGAACAACAATGGCGATTCTCTGTTCGTCTTCGGCAGTTATactcccttcttcttcttcggtgaAAACCTCCGGATGTAACAGAAGGTCTTCGTTCTTAGGCTTCTCTCTAAATGCTATCTCAAAGCCGCCGGTTCGAGTCGCCACTAACGCGAACACGAAGAGGGGAGTGCAGGTGAAGTGCGAAGCCGAGCAGACAACTACTACTTCCCTCGTTCCTGCAAACCAACGGTGGATGTTCGACGAAGAGGAAGCAAATGGCCCTGTAACGATCTTTTTTCTCTCTATCTAGCTCGTTCTTGCTTTAGCTTCAACGCTTTTGTTATTCACATCTCTTAATCATTGTTTTGTATAAGTATATGTGCATCAGATAGTTAAAACAGATTagaaagtttgattttttttttcttcttcttgattcgTAAAGTGTGAACCTTTACTTTCTTCACATTGTGTTTATAGGACATCTGGAACACAACATGGTACCCAAAGGCTTCAGACCATGTGAACACGGACAAGCCCTGGTATGTGGTCGATGCAACCGACAAGATTCTGGGAAGGTTAGCATCAACCATTGCTAATCACATCCGTGGGAAGAACCTTGCCTCCTACACTCCCAGTGTCGACATGGGAGCCTTTGTCATTGTGGTGAATGCTGAGAAAGTGGCTGTGTCTGGAAAGAAAAGGAACCAAAAGCTGTACAGGAGGCATTCAGGACGACCTGGCGGCATGACAGTGGAAACCTTTGATCAGTTGCAGC
The Brassica napus cultivar Da-Ae unplaced genomic scaffold, Da-Ae ScsIHWf_3070;HRSCAF=3881, whole genome shotgun sequence DNA segment above includes these coding regions:
- the LOC106397913 gene encoding NADH kinase-like, with the protein product MAIRKLLLLLKPVDLYPFLETDGVSLIKNHQVLQYLESRCKVHRDAITFCQEILNKKPVEWKPISRNDLSHPIRDVDMVITVGGDGTLLHASHFIDDSVHVLGVNSDPTQAHEVEELSDQFDASRSTGHLCAATVDNFEQVLDDILFGRVVPSKVSRISVKLNSEPLLSHALNDILIAHPCPAAVSKFSFKIKNKDCDTNPKTVNCRSSGLRVCTAAGSTAAMLSAGGFLMPMLSRDLQFMVREPISPGPTLSQMHSAFKPDQFLDVNWYSDHGTIYIDGCQVNYNVQLGDTIEISSDAPVLNVFLSQGFTQIRSRLYNANGRYSEHEYKKIQVMQRCVYSASYS
- the LOC106397923 gene encoding B-box zinc finger protein 22: MKIQCNVCEAAEAAVLCCADEAALCWACDEKIHAANKLAEKHQRVPLSVSSSSIPKCDICQEASGFFFCLQDRALLCRKCDVAIHTVNPHVSAHQRFLLTGIRVGLEAIDTGPSTKSSSPASNDDKAMETKQFTLTTSEPQKMDFDHHQVGLPETKVSDHVSTKLPIASSGSATGQWQLEEIFGLTDFDQSYEYMENNGSSSKADTSRRGDSDSSSVMRSGEEDGEDNNNCLGGETSWAVPQIHSPPTASGLNWPKHFDHQSVFVPDISSSTPYTGSSPNQRVGKRRRRRF
- the LOC106440330 gene encoding 50S ribosomal protein L13, chloroplastic-like, which produces MAILCSSSAVILPSSSSVKTSGCNRRSSFLGFSLNAISKPPVRVATNANTKRGVQVKCEAEQTTTTSLVPANQRWMFDEEEANGPDIWNTTWYPKASDHVNTDKPWYVVDATDKILGRLASTIANHIRGKNLASYTPSVDMGAFVIVVNAEKVAVSGKKRNQKLYRRHSGRPGGMTVETFDQLQQRIPERIIEHAVRGMLPKGRLGRALFNHLKVYKGPDHPHEAQKPLDLPIRDKRIQLQK